The proteins below come from a single Amphiura filiformis chromosome 15, Afil_fr2py, whole genome shotgun sequence genomic window:
- the LOC140171075 gene encoding uncharacterized protein — translation MEISAEKTKLVTNNPSGISGAVEISKQRLGTVTSFKYLGAMISDEGSKPEVLSRIAQTTGAMAKLKPLWNDKNISLGSKIKLMRTLAISIFLYACESWTLTADLERRVQALELRCFRKILNISYKDHVTNEEVRTRVKQAIGPYDDLLSTVRQRKLRWYGHTSRSSGLAKTILQGTVNGSRKRGRQKKRWEDNIKEWTGLNFATSQRAVEDRTRWREIVKMSSVVPRRPSRLREQ, via the coding sequence ATGGAAATAAGCGCAGAAAAGACCAAGCTGGTGACCAACAATCCATCCGGTATCAGTGGAGCTGTGGAAATAAGCAAGCAAAGGTTAGGCACAGTAACCAGTTTCAAATATCTTGGTGCGATGATATCAGACGAAGGCTCCAAACCTGAAGTGCTCTCCAGGATCGCACAAACAACCGGTGCCATGGCGAAATTAAAGCCATTGTGGAATGACAAGAACATATCTTTGGGATCAAAAATCAAGTTAATGCGCACCCTCGCCATATCCATCTTCCTGTATGCTTGCGAATCGTGGACACTGACTGCTGACCTGGAAAGGAGGGTACAAGCTCTGGAGTTGCGGTGTTTCCGTAAGATACTAAATATCTCGTATAAAGACCATGTGACCAACGAGGAGGTACGGACCAGGGTAAAACAAGCTATCGGTCCCTATGACGACCTACTATCAACAGTCAGGCAACGTAAACTACGTTGGTACGGCCACACCTCCCGCTCCTCCGGGTTAGCAAAGACAATCCTGCAGGGTACAGTGAATGGTTCAAGAAAGAgaggaagacagaaaaagagatgggAAGACAACATAAAAGAATGGACTGGCCTGAACTTTGCCACCTCACAGAGGGCAGTGGAAGACAGGACCAGATGGAGAGAGATTGTTAAGATGTCATCAGTGGTGCCCCGACGACCAAGCCGGTTAAGGGAGCAGTAA